From a single Phragmites australis chromosome 7, lpPhrAust1.1, whole genome shotgun sequence genomic region:
- the LOC133924042 gene encoding protein Rf1, mitochondrial-like: MSSRLRLATTAASSPAPTPRAPHFALSAATERVHSGTLSPEDAHHLFDELLRQGTPVHERSLNGFLATLARAPPSAACSDGPALAVSLFNRMSRGPGPRVAPPTVHTYGILMDCCCRARRLDLAFAFFGRLLRTGLGVNVITFSSLLKGLCDADQADEAVDVLTRRMPELGCAPNVISYSILLKSFCNDRRSQRALELLRMMADKGACVDVVAYNTVIDGFFKEGDVAKACDLFHEMMQQGFSPDVVTYNSIIDALCKARAFDKAVVVLRQIVDRGLVPNAVTWNTLMASLCKHGRSKEARDIFDSMAMKGQKPNIISYYIMLHGYATEGCFVDMTDLFNLMVGDGIVPDHHAFNILINAYAKAGMLDKSMIIFEEMRQRVKPNVVTYLTVIDALCKKGRMSDALKRFNQMIDEGIAPDVAIYRCLIQGFCTHGGLVKAKELICEMMNKGMHPDIVFFSSIIDSLCKEGRVMDAQVIFNFIIHVGLRPDVIMFSSLIDGYCLVGNMMEALRVLDAMVSAGLEPNVVVYGILINGYCKLGKIDDGLNLFKEMSLKGVKPTTITYGIILDGLFQAERTVAAKEKFHEMIESGIAVDIGTYNTVLFGLCRNNCSDEAIALFKKLQAMNVKIDIITLNIMITEMFKLKRIEEAKDLFASISATGLVPSVETYHQMMTNLIKEGLLEEADNVFSSMENAGCDPNSQLLNHVVRVLLDHGEIVRAGTYLSKIDEKNLSLEASTTSLLISLFSRKGTCQKNINFLPAKYQFLAVAGCS; encoded by the coding sequence ATGTCGTCGCGCCTCCGcctcgccaccaccgccgcctcctcgccggcgcctACACCACGCGCTCCCCACTTCGCCCTGTCCGCCGCCACAGAACGCGTGCACTCCGGAACGCTCAGCCCGGAGGACGCACACCACCTGTTTGACGAATTGCTGCGCCAAGGCACCCCCGTCCACGAGCGCTCTCTCAACGGCTTTCTTGCCACGCTCGCCCGTGCGCCGCCCTCCGCTGCCTGCAGCGATGGACCCGCCCTTGCCGTCTCCCTCTTCAACCGCATGTCCCGAGGCCCCGGCCCGCGGGTGGCCCCGCCCACAGTCCACACCTACGGCATTCTCATGGACTGCTGCTGTCGCGCACGGCGCCTGGACCTAGCATTTGCCTTCTTCGGCCGTCTCCTCAGGACTGGCCTGGGTGTCAATGTCATCACCTTCAGCAGCCTCCTCAAGGGCCTCTGCGACGCAGACCAGGCAGACGAGGCTGTTGACGTGCTCACTCGCAGGATGCCCGAGCTGGGATGTGCGCCTAATGTTATCTCATACTCGATACTTCTGAAGAGCTTCTGCAATGATAGGAGGAGTCAGCGGGCGCTCGAGTTGCTCCGGATGATGGCTGACAAAGGAGCTTGTGTTGACGTGGTTGCATACAACACGGTCATCGACGGTTTCTTTAAGGAGGGTGACGTTGCTAAAGCATGTGATCTATTCCATGAGATGATGCAACAGGGGTTTTCACCTGATGTGGTGACTTATAACTCAATTATTGACGCGCTTTGCAAGGCCAGAGCATTCGACAAGGCAGTGGTAGTCCTTCGGCAGATAGTTGACAGAGGTCTTGTACCAAATGCTGTCACTTGGAACACACTGATGGCCTCTCTTTGCAAGCATGGAAGAAGCAAGGAAGCTAGAGATATATTTGACTCCATGGCTATGAAGGGACAAAAACCTAATATCATCTCTTACTATATTATGCTTCACGGGTACGCTACAGAAGGATGCTTTGTTGATATGACTGATCTTTTCAATTTGATGGTAGGAGACGGTATTGTACCTGACCACCATGCTTTCAACATACTGATCAATGCATATGCTAAAGCTGGAATGTTGGATAAGTCTATGATTATCTTCGAAGAAATGAGGCAGCGAGTGAAACCTAATGTGGTCACTTATTTGACAGTAATAGATGCGCTTTGCAAGAAGGGTAGGATGAGTGATGCTCTCAAAAGATTTAATCAGATGATTGATGAAGGAATTGCACCCGATGTAGCTATCTACCGGTGCCTGATTCAGGGTTTTTGTACTCATGGTGGTTTGGTAAAAGCCAAAGAGTTGATTTGTGAAATGATGAATAAAGGTATGCATCCTGACATTGTGTTCTTCAGTTCAATAATAGACAGCCTTTGCAAAGAAGGAAGGGTAATGGATGCACAAGTTATTTTCAATTTCATTATACATGTTGGTCTGCGTCCTGATGTCATCATGTTTAGTTCACTGATCGATGGCTATTGTCTGGTTGGGAACATGATGGAAGCATTGAGAGTACTTGATGCTATGGTGTCAGCTGGCCTTGAACCCAATGTTGTAGTTTATGGTATACTTATTAATGGCTATTGTAAACTTGGAAAGATTGATGATGGATTGAACCTTTTCAAGGAAATGTCACTTAAGGGAGTTAAGCCCACAACTATTACGTACGGCATCATACTGGATGGGTTATTTCAAGCTGAGAGAACAGTTGCTGCTAAGGAAAAGTTCCATGAAATGATTGAAAGTGGAATAGCAGTGGACATTGGAACATACAACACAGTTCTTTTTGGACTTTGTAGAAATAATTGCTCTGACGAAGCAATCGCACTTTTCAAGAAATTACAGGCAATGAACGTGAAGATTGATATCATAACTCTCAATATTATGATAACTGAAATGTTTAAACTTAAGAGGATTGAAGAAGCTAAGGATCTTTTTGCTTCTATCTCAGCCACTGGGCTGGTGCCTTCTGTTGAGACATACCATCAAATGATGACAAATCTTATTAAAGAAGGGTTGCTGGAAGAGGCGGACAATGTCTTTTCATCTATGGAGAATGCTGGTTGTGATCCCAACTCTCAACTGTTAAATCATGTGGTCAGGGTGTTACTGGACCACGGTGAAATAGTCAGGGCTGGAACATATctgtctaaaattgatgaaaagaATTTGTCACTTGAAGCTTCAACCACTTCGTTGCTAATCTCTCTCTTCTCAAGGAAAGGGACATGTCAGAAAAACATAAACTTTCTCCCTGCAAAGTATCAGTTTCTTGCTGTAGCTGGCTGCAGTTGA
- the LOC133924041 gene encoding protein Rf1, mitochondrial-like, whose product MPRVRLSSIFTNPTSSTEPSPRAPLAALAAATERVRAGTLSREDAHHLFDELLRQAAPVPERAMNGFLAALARAPPSSACRCGPALAVALFRRMSRGAGRRVAPPTLHTYGILMDCCRRVGRLDLALAFFSRLLRTGMCVNVFAFSSLLRGLCDAKRTEEAMDVLLHRMPKLGCLPDVVSYSILLKSFCDDRKSQRALELLRMMAKEGGSCSPNVVAYNTVIDGFFKEGEVAKACDLFHVMMQEGIPPNVVTYSSIIDALCKARAMAKAEVILRQMVDKGVPPNTATYTCLIHGYSTLGQWRDAVRVFKEMTNRGVLPNAATWNTLMDSLCKHGRSKVARDIFDSMAMKGQKPDIVSYSIMLHGYAAEGCFADMTDLFNSMVRDGILPNHHVFNILINAYANRGLMDEAILMFEEMRQQGVNPNVVNYVTVMDALCKMGRLDDAMDKFNQMVDKGLSPNRAVYQCLVLGFCSHGDFVKAKELISEVINKALCPNNDFFYSVINNLCKEGRVTEAQDMFDFIVCIGQRPDVIMYSSLMDGYCLVGKMEEALRVLDAIVSAGLEPDVVSYCILVNGYCKIGRIDDGLSLFRAMSLKGVKPTTIMYNIILDGLFQAGRTVAANDKFHEMIESGIPLDIGTYNTLLSGFCKNNCSDEAIMLFNKLRAMNVKINIITLNIMISAMFKARRIEEAKDLFATISANGLVPSVETYHQMMTNLINEGLLEEADNIFSSMENAGCDPNSQLLNHVVRVLLDNGEIVRAGTYLSKIDEKNLSLEASTTSLLISLFSRKGTCQKHINFLPAKYQFLAVAGCS is encoded by the coding sequence ATGCCCCGCGTCCGCCTCTCCTCCATCTTCACCAACCCCACGTCCTCCACAGAGCCTTCACCGCGCGCTCCTCTCGCCGCCTTGGCTGCCGCCACGGAGCGCGTGCGCGCCGGGACGCTCAGCCGGGAGGACGCTCACCACCTGTTCGACGAATTGCTGCGTCAAGCCGCCCCCGTCCCAGAGCGTGCCATGAATGGCTTTCTTGCCGCGCTCGCCCGTGCGCCGCCCTCCTCTGCCTGCAGATGTGGCCCTGCTCTCGCTGTCGCCCTCTTCCGCCGCATGTCTCGAGGTGCGGGCCGGCGGGTGGCGCCGCCCACGCTACATACCTATGGCATCCTTATGGACTGCTGCCGCCGCGTCGGCCGCCTGGACCTTGCGCTTGCCTTCTTCAGCCGCCTCCTCAGGACAGGCATGTGCGTCAATGTCTTTGCATTCAGCAGCCTCCTCAGGGGCCTCTGCGATGCAAAGCGCACAGAAGAGGCTATGGACGTGCTGCTCCACAGGATGCCCAAGCTGGGCTGCTTGCCTGATGTTGTCTCGTACTCAATACTTCTGAAGAGCTTCTGCGATGATAGGAAGAGTCAGCGGGCACTCGAGCTACTACGGATGATGGCTAAAGAAGGAGGTAGCTGCTCACCCAATGTCGTTGCGTACAATACAGTTATTGATGGCTTCTTTAAGGAGGGCGAAGTAGCTAAAGCATGTGATCTCTTCCATGTGATGATGCAGGAGGGAATTCCACCTAATGTGGTGACTTACAGCTCGATTATTGATGCACTATGCAAGGCCAGAGCAATGGCCAAAGCAGAGGTAATCCTTCGACAAATGGTTGATAAAGGTGTTCCGCCCAATACCGCGACATATACTTGCCTGATCCATGGATATTCCACGCTAGGCCAGTGGAGGGATGCAGTTAGGGTGTTCAAAGAGATGACAAACCGGGGTGTTCTACCAAATGCTGCCACTTGGAACACATTGATGGATTCCCTCTGTAAGCATGGAAGGAGCAAGGTAGCTAGAGATATTTTTGATTCCATGGCTATGAAGGGACAAAAACCTGATATTGTTTCCTACTCTATTATGCTTCATGGGTACGCTGCAGAAGGATGCTTTGCTGATATGACTGATCTCTTCAATTCAATGGTACGAGATGGTATTTTACCTAACCACCATGTTTTCAACATATTGATCAATGCATATGCTAATCGTGGACTGATGGATGAGGCTATTCTTATGTTCGAAGAAATGCGGCAGCAAGGAGTGAACCCGAATGTAGTCAACTATGTAACAGTGATGGATGCACTTTGCAAAATGGGTAGGCTGGATGATGCTATGGACAAATTCAATCAGATGGTTGATAAGGGACTTTCACCTAACAGAGCTGTTTACCAGTGCCTAGTTCTGGGTTTTTGTTCTCATGGTGATTTTGTGAAAGCCAAGGAATTGATTTCTGAAGTGATTAATAAAGCTCTGTGTCCTAACAATGATTTCTTCTATTCCGTAATAAACAACCTATGCAAAGAAGGAAGGGTAACGGAGGCACAAGATATGTTTGACTTCATTGTATGTATAGGTCAGCGGCCTGATGTTATTATGTATAGTTCACTGATGGATGGATATTGCCTGGTTGGCAAGATGGAGGAAGCACTGAGAGTACTTGATGCTATAGTGTCAGCTGGCCTTGAACCTGATGTTGTTTCTTATTGTATACTTGTTAATGGATATTGTAAAATTGGAAGGATCGATGATGGATTGAGTCTGTTCAGGGCAATGTCACTTAAGGGAGTCAAGCCCACAACTATTATGTACAACATCATACTGGATGGGTTATTTCAGGCTGGGAGAACAGTTGCCGCTAATGATAAGTTCCATGAAATGATTGAAAGTGGAATACCATTGGACATTGGAACATACAATACACTTCTCAGTGGATTTTGTAAAAATAATTGCTCTGACGAAGCAATCATGCTGTTCAACAAATTACGTGCAATGAATGTGAAGATTAATATCATAACCCTCAATATTATGATCTCTGCAATGTTTAAAGCAAGGAGAATTGAAGAAGCCAAGGATTTGTTTGCTACTATCTCAGCCAATGGGCTGGTCCCTTCTGTTGAGACATACCATCAAATGATGACAAATCTTATTAACGAAGGGTTACTGGAAGAGGCGGACAATATCTTTTCATCTATGGAGAATGCTGGCTGTGATCCCAACTCTCAACTGCTAAATCATGTGGTCAGAGTGTTACTGGACAACGGTGAAATAGTCAGGGCTGGAACATATCTGTCTAAAATTGATGAGAAGAATTTATCACTTGAAGCTTCAACCACTTCGTTGCTGATCTCTCTCTTCTCAAGGAAAGGGACATGTCAGAAACACATAAACTTTCTCCCTGCAAAGTATCAGTTTCTTGCTGTAGCTGGCTGCAGTTGA